From the genome of Candidatus Woesearchaeota archaeon:
TCGTCGGGCTCAACCTGTTCCAGTTCGGCTTCACCAACTGGTGCCTTATGAAAACAATCCTAGAAAAACTCGGCGTAGTGGAGGCGTGAAGAGAAAGAAGTGCAAAACCATGATAGACTTCGCCTGCAAACGGTTCTCCCTTGATGAAGTCATCAAGTGCAGCTTAGGACTCACCAAAGCAGAGTTCGCCATCCTCAAACACTTCATCAAACAAAGCCAGGAACGATTCAGCACGAAGGAGCTCGCAGAAGCACTCGCAATCGACCAAAGCACCGTACAACGCGCAGTCAAGAAGCTACACGAAAAAAACGTCCTGGACCGCTACCAAATCAACCTCGACGGAGGCGGCTACCTGTTCACCTACCAACTCAAAGGAAAAGCCCACCTCAGAAGAATCATAAAAAACATTATTCAAGGATGGGTGGCGACCGTGGAAGACGCACTGGCCAAGCTCTAACAAACCTAGCAAGCCATAGCGCGCTTTTCACACCCCCTTCTCACAAAAACCCTCACTCACCCCCGCGCATCCGCTCAAACCCTCGAGGGACCACCCGCGCAGACTTACCGACTTTTCCTTTGCTCATGAAGAGTTCAAGCTTCTTTCGCACCACTCCCTCAACAGCCTTCTGAGCCAAGGGCAAATACTCACGCGGAACGAACAGTGACCGGTCCCGAAGAGCCCCACGCAAAGCACTCGTGTAGGCAATGCGCATCTCAGAATTAATATTGACTTTATCAATCCCGACACGAATTGCACTGCGCACCTGCCTGGCAGGAATCCCAGAGCCCCCGTGAAGAACGACAAACACCCCTGTCTTCTCAACAATGCTTCGCAGCCGAGGCACGTCAATATGCGGCTCGCCCTTCCACACGCCGTGCACGTTTCCAACATTCACTGCCAAGCTATCAACGCCTGTTGCGCGGACAAACTGAGCGGCGAGGTCCGGATCAGTCAACACAGCATTCTTGAGCACGTCTTTGTACGTGCGCTTCTTGTGCAGCGTCGATCCGCCCCCGATATGGCCCAGTTCGCCTTCAACGAAAACACCCCTTGCGTGCGCGTAGCGCACAACCTTTCTCGTGAGCGACACGTTCTCTTTGTAAGGCAGAGCGCTTCCGTCAATATGAACACTGTCGTACCCTGCTTTAATCGCTTCTTTCACCATTTCAAGTGACTTTCCGTGGTCCAAGTGCAAAATAAACGGCATCTTGTGCAGGGTTGACAGTCCGTCAACAACCCCTCTTGCGACCTGAGGAGTAATAACGCCTGCCTCTCCCTCAGACGTGGAGAGAATCACCGGTGCACGCATCTTCGCAGCGGCGACGGCAATGCCTCTTGCCGTGACGGAATCAGAAAAATTAAACGCCCCAATGGCGAACGCTTCTTTCCTCGCCTTTTGAAACAGCCCCCGAATAAACAACCGTTTTGATGCCTTCATTGTTCCACCTCAACAACCCGTGTAATGTAGCTTCGCTTCCTCGCAAGCGACAAGAGCTCAGAACGACGAAGCAAACCGTTCTTTGCGCCATGCTTTTGAATAACGCTCTCAGCGTTGATTTGTGCGAGCACCATCGCCTCAATAATCGGCTTCTCCCACGCAAGGCCCGCCACGAACGTTGAGGCAAACGCATCTCCAGCACCGGTCGACTCAACAACCTGAACGTCGCGCGGCGCGACGAAATAGCGCAGTTTCCCATCGGAAGCGAAACTCCCTCGTGCACCATCGGTCACGATCACGATGCCCCCTACCTCTTGTAAGAGTTTTTTAAGGAGGAAATCAACCTCTCCCGACCCGACCAAAATTTGTGCTTCTTCCTTGTTGAGCACAACAACGTCGCAGAGCGAAAGCACGCGCCCCACCACATC
Proteins encoded in this window:
- a CDS encoding MarR family transcriptional regulator, with protein sequence MIDFACKRFSLDEVIKCSLGLTKAEFAILKHFIKQSQERFSTKELAEALAIDQSTVQRAVKKLHEKNVLDRYQINLDGGGYLFTYQLKGKAHLRRIIKNIIQGWVATVEDALAKL
- a CDS encoding class II fructose-bisphosphate aldolase; the protein is MKASKRLFIRGLFQKARKEAFAIGAFNFSDSVTARGIAVAAAKMRAPVILSTSEGEAGVITPQVARGVVDGLSTLHKMPFILHLDHGKSLEMVKEAIKAGYDSVHIDGSALPYKENVSLTRKVVRYAHARGVFVEGELGHIGGGSTLHKKRTYKDVLKNAVLTDPDLAAQFVRATGVDSLAVNVGNVHGVWKGEPHIDVPRLRSIVEKTGVFVVLHGGSGIPARQVRSAIRVGIDKVNINSEMRIAYTSALRGALRDRSLFVPREYLPLAQKAVEGVVRKKLELFMSKGKVGKSARVVPRGFERMRGGE